In Bacteroidetes bacterium GWF2_43_63, the genomic stretch ATGGAAAGACGGGCATGCCCGAAAAGAAAATGATCTCCACTTTTTGTTGCTGAATAATCGGGGCCGCGCTGCCTGAGCGTTGCAAGCGCATCGGGAAGTGCATCAAAAAACTTACTTCCGTTGTCGTTACGGGAAAAAACGCCGGTAATTCCGCACATGGTTATTGGGTGTTGCGCGAATAAATTTTACAAGTGAATTACTTCGTCGTATGCAGCAGCAACTGCTTCCATCACGGCTTCGCTCATGGTCGGGTGCGGATGTACAGAATGGATAATGTCGTAGCCAGTGGCCTTCATATTGCGCGCCACAACGGCTTCGGCAATCATTTCAGTCACGTTGTCACCGATCATGTGAGCCCCCAGCCATTGATTGGTTTTTGCATCAAAAATAACTTTTACAAATCCATCGGTGTTACCTGCTGCCTTTGCTTTACCGCTGGCGGTGAATGGAAATTTACCAACCTTGACTTCAAATCCGGCTTCCACTGCGGCTTTCTCGGTCATACCAACCGAAGCTACTTCTGGAAAAGTGTAGGTACAGCCAGGTATATTTCCGTAATCAATCGGATGAACATCCATGCCGGCTATTTTCTCAACGCAGATAATCCCTTCGTGCGAAGCCACATGCGCCAGGGCCGGACCTTTTACAATATCGCCGATGGCATAAACGCCATCAATATTTGTTCGGTAGAAATCATCAACCAGAACTTTACCGCGTTCGAATGCAACACCGGTTTCTTCAAGCCCCAGTCCTTCCAGATTGGTTGCAACACCAACAGCTGACAATACTACATCGGCTTCGAAAATTTCTTCGCCTTTTTTTGTATTCACATACACCTTGCATTTATCGCCACTTGTATCAACCTTTGTTACTTCCGATGAAGTGAGAATGCTCATGCCGGCTTTTTTGAACGAACGTTCAAGTTGTTTACTTACTTCTTCGTCTTCGACAGGAACAACGTTTGGTAGAAATTCTATCAACGTCACTTTTGTTCCAATGGTATTATAGAAATACGCAAATTCACTGCCTATCGCGCCGCTGCCCACCACAACCATGCTTTCGGGTTGTTGAGGCAAAGTCATGGCTTCGCGATATCCGATGATTTTTTTACCATCCTGTTTCAATGCGGGTAGTTCACGCGAACGCGCTCCGGTAGCGAGAATGATGTGATTGGCATCGTACATCGTTTTGGTGCCGTCTGCGGCTGTCACTTCCACTTTTTTACCGGGCATCAGTTTCCCGAAACCAGGGAGAATTTCAATTTTATTTTTTTTGAACAGAAACTGAATGCCTTTGCTCATGGCATCGGCCACACCGCGGCTGCGCGAAACAATGGCTGCAAAATCGGGTTTCACTTCCCCTTCGAGTTTGATCCCGTAGTCGGCAGCATGTTTCATGTATTTGAATGCCTGAGCGCTTTTCATCAGGGCTTTGGTTGGAATACAACCCCAGTTGAGGCATATTCCGCCCACTTCGGCCTTTTCAACAACAGCTACTTTCATCCCTAACTGCGAAGCCCTGATGGCAGCTACGTATCCACCGGGACCACTTCCAATAACAATGACATCGTAATTCATATCCTTCTGTAATTTAATTTCAAAGGTATGAATAAATGAGAAATTGATTTTCAATATCTTTTTCGCGGCACGAACCTTGTGCAATGCGGCGCCCTATGAAAAATATGAACAGACTCATTGTTTTTGCAGCAATATTTATCACAGCAGTGTCATCATGCCGCGCGCAAAGCGATATTGAAGACTTTTTCCGACCGCGCATGCCGGAACAGATCGACACCATTTATTATCCCTTTTACAATGGAGTTCAAATGATAGAAGTCGATCATCTGGCCTATTGGGATCGGAAAATATTTTTTCTTGAGCAATCACAGCCACGCGCTATGTCGTACAGCATGCTCGAACCGCCTCCCCCGCCCAATGAATATTTCTTCCGCGATAGCACCGGAAATATCATTAACGCATACAACACATTCTGGTCGCTTGAGTCACTCAATGCATTGTTCAAAGATGTGCCACTTGACAAAAGAAGCAACAACTTAATGCATCAGCTAATCCCGACACATGCCGGGAAAACTGCTTTTTCAGATGGAGTATGGCCCTACAGCCCGCAGCCGATGAACTTTTTCAATGGGTTCTATAAAGTGTATAATTTTTCGAATGTTGATACAGCTCATAAATCAGACTTATACTTTCAAGGAGATTTCAGTCCGTTTACCAATTGCACAGTGGGGCTGATTGATTCTTTCGGCAATATCAAAGTCCCGATAAAATATGAAGCGCTCTGGCCGTTAAGAAACAATCTGCTGGTGCAACTCAACGGAAAGTGGGGCGTAATGGACAAGGAACAGAAAGAAATAATTCCAATAGAATACGATTCATACAATTGGGAAAGTCAGGAGCTGATTTCATTTGTAAAAAACGGTAAAATCAAAAAGCATTACCGCATTGATAAAAGCATTGTGCGAACCATCGGAGACTACGATGAGATTATCAATCCAGAAAACATAAATCAATATCCGGTGACGATGGTAAAAAAAGATGGGCGTATTGGTTTTATTGATTCATCGTACACCGAAGTTATGGCGCCGGTTTACGAAGTATGTGAAAGTTTTTATGCCAGTGATCTGAAACTAGCCAGGGTTTTTCGCGACGGTCACTGGGGTTACATAAATAAGCATGCAAAAGAAGTCATACCTTGCCGTTTCGAAGATTCGGAAAACTTCGGCCGCGACGGATACGCGCTGGTACAATTTGAAGGAGAACGATTCTGCATCGACACACTTGGCGACCGCATTCAGGCATGTGATCACATGGTCCAATGGCGCAAAACCATTGGAAATATTGTCAACCGTGGATATCTGTACGGACTCACCGACAGCGTTGGAATAGTAGTGTTGCCGGTCATTTACGATCAACTCTATAAAATGCCTGGTGAAGATTTTTATCGTCTCAGCCGTAATAAACAAATTGGACTGGCTGATAAATCAGGGAAAATAATATTGCCCTGCGTATATGAAGAAATTGGCCAGTTCTGGAAAGACAAAAACATTGCGCTTCTCCGCCGTGATACAATGTTTGGTGTGATTGATTCAAACTTCCGAATCATTATTCCCTGTGAATATGAATTGGTTCAGTTCGATTTAACCGGCAACCTGATTTTTAAAAAGAACGGATTGTTTGGTCTTATGGATATTGAGACCAATATTCTCATTCCGCCACTGTATCAGCAATTCAATGGATTCAGACAAATCATGTACACCAAAGATCCGAATCCGTATTCAATGGTGTTGCGTGATTCGCTGTATGGTTACATCAATATCAAAGGAAAGGAAATCATTCCATGCAAGTACAAACATCTGGGTTACGAAATTCACAACAATCGTGTTTTCTATCAGGAGAATAATAAATACGGATTTCTTGACACTACAGGAAAAGCAGTTGTGGCGCCGGTTTACGACCGGGTATTTGATTTCATTACCGATGTTACCGCTGTTCAGAGAGGCAGCAAGTGGGCGCTCATTGACGGAAAAGGAAAATTAATTACAGAATTTATTTACGACATGATTGTTGGCCACACATGGTATGATCAGCAATTTGTTGTTGTTTATCAAAATAATAAATGTGGAGTCATCGATAAAAAAGGAAAATTAATTCTCCCGATCGAATACGAAGCCATACACGATTTTAGCCAGGCAACAGGACTCAAGCCGGAATTTCGTGTAACAAAGAATGGAAGCACCTATTGGGAAAATGTGTTGTGATTTATCATTGAAATTCATTGCGACAATAATCATTTGCGCACATTGCATTATGATATCATCATCAAAAAATCATTCTCGTCAATAATCTTCACGCCAAGCTTTTCTGCGGCCTTACGCTTGGCCGGCCCCATATTGTCGCCAGCAAGTAAGTAATTTGTTTTTGCAGAAACCGATGAAGCAACTTTTCCACCATTTTGCTCAACAATTTTCTTCAGTTCGTTTCTGCGCTCAGGCGACGAAAAAACACCGCTGATTACAAAGGTTAGCCCAAGTAGCTTTTCGCTCTGTAAGGCCTGCTTCTGGACTTTGAACTGCAGTCCCGCCAATTTCAAACGATCGATCAGCTGCATATGATTGAGTGACTGGCGCCAGCTTACAATGCTCTCTGCGATGATAATACCCACATCTTCGACTTGCACCAGCTCTTCGGCAGGTAAAAACAATAGCCGATCCATACTCTCAACGTTGCGTGCAATCTTCGCGGCAATCGTTTCTCCCACATGTCGGATACCCAACGCAAA encodes the following:
- a CDS encoding dihydrolipoyl dehydrogenase, whose protein sequence is MNYDVIVIGSGPGGYVAAIRASQLGMKVAVVEKAEVGGICLNWGCIPTKALMKSAQAFKYMKHAADYGIKLEGEVKPDFAAIVSRSRGVADAMSKGIQFLFKKNKIEILPGFGKLMPGKKVEVTAADGTKTMYDANHIILATGARSRELPALKQDGKKIIGYREAMTLPQQPESMVVVGSGAIGSEFAYFYNTIGTKVTLIEFLPNVVPVEDEEVSKQLERSFKKAGMSILTSSEVTKVDTSGDKCKVYVNTKKGEEIFEADVVLSAVGVATNLEGLGLEETGVAFERGKVLVDDFYRTNIDGVYAIGDIVKGPALAHVASHEGIICVEKIAGMDVHPIDYGNIPGCTYTFPEVASVGMTEKAAVEAGFEVKVGKFPFTASGKAKAAGNTDGFVKVIFDAKTNQWLGAHMIGDNVTEMIAEAVVARNMKATGYDIIHSVHPHPTMSEAVMEAVAAAYDEVIHL